The genome window CCGCGATCCGGCCGATCCGTGGTCGCCATGGGTGGCGGGCGCGGCATGGGTGGCAGACGCGGCATGTGTGGCGGGCGCGGCATGGGCGCTCTTCGGCTCGCGCGGCCGCGTTTTCGAATTTCGCGGCAAGGACGGCCATGCGTTCACCGTCCGCCTCGAACAGAGCCGCAACGGCATGACGCTCGCCGTCGAAGGCGAGGCCGCGCGGTTCGCGTTCGAGCGCGAGCGCGGCGATCCGCATCGTTTTGCGGTGACGCTCGGCGGCGCGCGGCGAGCCATCGGCGCGGTGTATGGCGACGGCGCGGTAACGGTTTTCGACGGCCCGCAGCCGATCCGCCTCGCGCCCGTCGATCCTTTCGCGGCGGAGGCGACCACGCATCACCACGGCACGGGCACGCTCGCGCCGATGCCGGGGACGGTGCTTACGCTGCTCGCTGAGCCGGGCGCGAGCCTCGAAGCGGGCGCTCCGATCCTCATCCTCGAAGCCATGAAAATGGAGCACACCGTGCGAGCGCCGTCGCGCGGGCGCGTTGCGCGCTACGCCGTCGCCATCGGCGATTTCGTCTCCGAGGGCGCGGCGCTGATGGAGTTCGAGGCCGAGGAGGCGCGCGATGGTTGAGCAGGTGCGCATCGTCGAGGTGGGGCCGCGCGATGGCCTGCAAAATGAGGCGGCGGTGCTGCCGGTCGAAACGCGCGTCGTCTTCATCGAAAAGCTGATCGCGGCGGGGCTGACGACGATCGAGGCGGGCAGCTTTGTCTCGCCGCGCCGGGTGCCGCAAATGGCCGACACGGCGGTCGTGCTGAAAGCCTTTGAGGGCCGGCGCGGCGTGTCGTTGCCAGTGCTCGTGCCCAACATGACCGGGCTTGAGGCTGCGCTTGCGGCGGGCGCGCGGGAGATCGCGATCTTCGGGTCGGCTTCGGAAAGCTTCTCGCGGAAGAACATCAATTGCTCGATTGCCGAGTCCTTCGAGCGGTTCGCGCCCGTTGTCGAACGTGCGCGGGCGGAAGGTGTGGCGGTGCGCGGCTATGTGTCTTGCGTGCTCGGATGCCCCTATGAAGGCGCGGTGCCGCTCGCGCGCGTTGTGGATGTGGCCAAAAGGCTCTTCGCGCTCGGCTGCTACGAGGTTTCGCTCGGCGACACCATCGGCGTCGGCGCGCCGAACGCCGCGCGCGCCATGCTGCGGGCGGTGGCGGAGTGCGTGCCGATGAAAAGCCTCGCCGTCCATTTCCACGATACCAAGCGGCAGGCGGTCGCGAACATATACGCGTGTCTTGAAGAGGGCGTCCGCGTGATCGACAGTTCGGCGGGCGGTCTCGGCGGATGCCCCTATGCGCCCGGTGCTTCGGGG of Rhodomicrobium vannielii ATCC 17100 contains these proteins:
- a CDS encoding hydroxymethylglutaryl-CoA lyase, producing MVEQVRIVEVGPRDGLQNEAAVLPVETRVVFIEKLIAAGLTTIEAGSFVSPRRVPQMADTAVVLKAFEGRRGVSLPVLVPNMTGLEAALAAGAREIAIFGSASESFSRKNINCSIAESFERFAPVVERARAEGVAVRGYVSCVLGCPYEGAVPLARVVDVAKRLFALGCYEVSLGDTIGVGAPNAARAMLRAVAECVPMKSLAVHFHDTKRQAVANIYACLEEGVRVIDSSAGGLGGCPYAPGASGNVATEDVVYLLDGLGFETGVDRAAIMEAARFACEALGKGGVPRRAP